A portion of the Methanobacterium aggregans genome contains these proteins:
- a CDS encoding peptidoglycan-binding domain-containing protein, whose product MSGGDCCFFQQSGHGGDKIKRKTTYATIFALCVMFSTLPFAGAADTQNTNVTQSTNQNTVGTNAVTDNGLKIGANGDQVVTLQKWLKNQGYYTGNIDGSFGSYTKLAVKYFQTDSNITVDGWVANETVGAMTQLTGTNPFSVTSGTSSSSTASSTDSTSSTASFSDSTSSDSDSSTDSSSDSTHELRSGSASASTTTTTSTSSTKTSTKTETTTSTSSSSGSSLSEILASGAKYGYSHSASTASGMVSGGSGDCWAMSAYLYSKLSAAGIQSRIVQYSTAYSSRHRSVQLYGSSGWYDVPYGSYGYSTMFKATSSKPGMTLIASS is encoded by the coding sequence TTGTCCGGAGGCGATTGTTGTTTTTTTCAACAATCTGGACACGGAGGCGATAAAATTAAGCGAAAAACCACATATGCAACAATTTTTGCATTGTGTGTGATGTTCAGCACTCTGCCATTTGCAGGGGCTGCTGACACCCAGAATACCAATGTAACTCAAAGTACAAATCAAAATACAGTCGGAACAAATGCGGTTACCGACAATGGCTTGAAAATAGGTGCAAACGGAGACCAAGTTGTCACACTACAGAAATGGCTCAAAAACCAGGGATACTACACAGGAAACATCGATGGATCCTTCGGTTCCTACACCAAGTTAGCTGTTAAATACTTCCAGACAGATTCAAACATAACTGTTGATGGATGGGTGGCTAATGAAACTGTAGGTGCAATGACGCAACTCACAGGAACAAATCCATTCTCAGTAACATCAGGAACTTCAAGTAGTTCTACAGCAAGTTCTACAGATTCAACCAGTTCTACAGCAAGTTTCAGTGATTCAACATCCAGTGATTCAGACAGTTCCACAGACAGCTCTTCAGATTCAACACATGAGTTAAGGAGCGGTAGTGCATCAGCAAGTACCACAACTACAACCAGCACATCCAGTACAAAAACTTCAACCAAAACCGAAACTACAACAAGTACAAGCTCCAGCTCAGGATCCAGTTTATCCGAGATCCTTGCAAGCGGTGCAAAGTACGGCTACAGTCATTCAGCAAGTACAGCATCTGGAATGGTAAGTGGTGGAAGTGGTGATTGTTGGGCAATGAGTGCTTACCTCTACAGCAAACTTTCAGCTGCAGGTATCCAATCAAGGATAGTTCAGTACTCAACAGCATACTCATCCAGACACAGATCAGTTCAGCTCTACGGAAGCAGTGGATGGTACGATGTTCCATACGGAAGCTACGGTTACAGTACCATGTTCAAGGCCACCTCAAGCAAGCCAGGAATGACATTAATAGCAAGCAGTTAA